In Malus sylvestris chromosome 16, drMalSylv7.2, whole genome shotgun sequence, the following are encoded in one genomic region:
- the LOC126607948 gene encoding uncharacterized protein LOC126607948, with protein IPKSDRFRYLGSILQKNGELDGDLNHRIQAGWMKWKSASGVLCDRRMPLKLKGKFYRTAIRPAMLYGTECWAVKYQHVHKMGVAEMRMLRWMCGHTRKDKIRNEDIRGKVGVAEIEGKMRENRLRWFGHVQRRPTDAPIRRCDYGTEVQGRRGRGRPRKTLEETLRKDLEYLDLTKDMTQDRAQWRSKIHIADPTQ; from the coding sequence ataccaaagagcgaccgttttcgttacctaggatctatcttgcaaaagaacggagaattagatggagatctcaaccatagaatacaagctggatggatgaagtggaagagtgcatccggcgtgttgtgtgaccgtcgtatgccactgaagctcaagggaaaattttataggacggcaataaggccagcgatgctgtatggcacagaatgttgggcggtgaaatatcaacacgtacacaaaatgggtgtagcggagatgaggatgcttcgttggatgtgtgggcacacgagaaaggataagattaggaatgaggatatccggggtaaagtaggagtagccgaaattgaaggaaagatgagagaaaatcggttacggtggtttggacatgtgcaaagaaggcctactgacgctccgattagaagatgcgactatgggacagaggttcagggccgaaggggtagaggaagacctaggaaaactttggaagagactctaagaaaagacttagagtacttggatctaacgaaggacatgacacaggatcgagcacaatggcgttctaagattcatatagccgatcccactcagtga
- the LOC126607947 gene encoding ADP-ribosylation factor 2 isoform X2 — MGLTFTKLFSRLFAKKEMRILMVGLDAAGKTTILYKLKLGEIVTTIPTIGFNVETVEYKNISFTVWDVGGQDKIRPLWRHYFQNTQGLIFVVDSNDRDRVVEARDELHRMLNEDELRDAVLLVFANKQDLPNAMNAAEITDKLGLHSLRQRHWYIQSTCATSGEGLYEGLDWLSNNIANKA; from the exons ATGGGGCTTACGTTCACGAAGCTTTTCAGCCGGCTTTTTGCCAAGAAGGAGATGCGAATTCTGATGGTTGGTCTCGATGCCGCTGGTAAGACCACCATCCTCTACAAGCTCAAGCTTGGTGAGATTGTCACAACCATTCCCACCAtcg GGTTTAATGTGGAGACCGTGGAGTACAAGAACATCAGCTTCACCGTCTGGGATGTCGGGGGTCAGGACAAG ATCCGACCATTGTGGAGGCACTACTTCCAGAACACGCAGGGTCTTATCTTTGTTGTGGACAGCAATGACAGAGACCGTGTTGTTGAGGCAAGGGACGAATTACATAGGATGTTGAATGAG GATGAACTGCGTGATGCTGTGTTGCTCGTATTTGCTAACAAACAAGATCTTCCCAATGCAATGAATGCTGCTGAAATTACTGATAAGCTTGGCCTCCACTCTCTGAGACAGCGTCACTG GTACATCCAGAGCACTTGTGCAACATCCGGGGAGGGTCTATACGAGGGGCTGGATTGGCTCTCCAACAACATTGCTAACAAG GCGTGA
- the LOC126607947 gene encoding ADP-ribosylation factor 2 isoform X1, which translates to MGLTFTKLFSRLFAKKEMRILMVGLDAAGKTTILYKLKLGEIVTTIPTIGFNVETVEYKNISFTVWDVGGQDKIRPLWRHYFQNTQGLIFVVDSNDRDRVVEARDELHRMLNEDELRDAVLLVFANKQDLPNAMNAAEITDKLGLHSLRQRHWYIQSTCATSGEGLYEGLDWLSNNIANKVN; encoded by the exons ATGGGGCTTACGTTCACGAAGCTTTTCAGCCGGCTTTTTGCCAAGAAGGAGATGCGAATTCTGATGGTTGGTCTCGATGCCGCTGGTAAGACCACCATCCTCTACAAGCTCAAGCTTGGTGAGATTGTCACAACCATTCCCACCAtcg GGTTTAATGTGGAGACCGTGGAGTACAAGAACATCAGCTTCACCGTCTGGGATGTCGGGGGTCAGGACAAG ATCCGACCATTGTGGAGGCACTACTTCCAGAACACGCAGGGTCTTATCTTTGTTGTGGACAGCAATGACAGAGACCGTGTTGTTGAGGCAAGGGACGAATTACATAGGATGTTGAATGAG GATGAACTGCGTGATGCTGTGTTGCTCGTATTTGCTAACAAACAAGATCTTCCCAATGCAATGAATGCTGCTGAAATTACTGATAAGCTTGGCCTCCACTCTCTGAGACAGCGTCACTG GTACATCCAGAGCACTTGTGCAACATCCGGGGAGGGTCTATACGAGGGGCTGGATTGGCTCTCCAACAACATTGCTAACAAGGTAAActag
- the LOC126607932 gene encoding phosphatidylinositol 3-kinase, root isoform-like, producing the protein MSGNEFRFFLSCDINLPVTFRIELLEGALPPSKSPSSDVDPAFATEERNSELYVECALYIDGAPFGLPTRTRLESSGPLYCWNELVTLSTKYRDLTGHSQLALTVWDVSCGKDEGLVGGATILLFNSKKQLKTGKQKLRLWKGKVADGSFPTSTPGKVPRHERGELERLEKLVNRYERGQIQCVDWLDRLAFKAMERIKERESSKNGSLHLYLVVDFCSFEHRVAFQESGANFLLPSPIASTNEIVTVWDPEVGKINPSEHKQLKLARSLTRGIIDWDLKPSSNERKSIQRILKYPPTRTLTGDERQLLWKFRFSLMSEKRALTKFLRCVEWSDIQEAKQALELMAKWDMIDVCDALELLSPVFESEEVRAYAVSVLERADDEELQCYLLQLVQALRFERSDKSRLSHFLVQRALRNIELASFLRWYVAVELHDPAYAKRFYCTYEILEENMMKLPAGVQGDEDGFKLWQSLVRQTELTAQLCSITRDVRNVRGNTQKKIEKLRQLLSGLLSELTYFEEPIRSPLAPGVLITGIVPSESSIFKSALHPLRLTFRTASGGSCKVIFKKGDDIRQDQLVVQMVYLMDRLLKLENLDLHLTPYRVLATGQDEGMLKLIPSRSLAQILSEHRSITSYLQKFHPDEHGPFGITATCLETFIKSCAGYSVITYILGIGDRHLDNLLLVDDGRLFHVDFGFILGRDPKPFPPPMKLCKEMVEAMGGAESQYYTRFKSYCCEAYNIIRKSSNLILNLFHLMAGSNIPDIASDPEKGILKLQEKFRLDLDDEASIHFFQDLINESVSALFPQMVETIHRWAQYWR; encoded by the exons ATGAGCGGGAACGAGTTCCGCTTCTTCTTGTCCTGCGACATCAACCTCCCAGTAACCTTCCGGATCGAACTGCTAGAAGGAGCCTTGCCTCCCTCCAAGTCCCCTAGCTCCG ATGTTGATCCCGCTTTCGCAACCGAAGAGAGAAATTCAGAGCTGTATGTGGAGTGTGCATTGTACATTGATGGTGCTCCATTTGGGCTTCCCACCAGGACAAG GCTGGAGTCTTCAGGACCATTATATTGTTGGAACGAACTCGTTACTCTGAGTACGAAATACCGAGACTTAACCGGTCACTCACAACTTGCTCTAACA GTTTGGGATGTTTCGTGTGGGAAGGATGAAGGGTTGGTTGGTGGTGCCACAATTCTTCTTTTTAATAGCAAAAAGCAACTCAAAACAGGGAAGCAAAAGCTGAGGCTTTGGAAGGGAAAAGTAGCAGACGGGTCGTTTCCTACTTCTACTCCTGGAAAG gtcCCCAGGCATGAGCGTGGGGAGTTGGAACGCTTGGAGAAGCTCGTGAATAGGTATGAGAGGGGGCAGATCCAATGTGTTGATTGGCTGGACCGCCTGGCTTTTAAAGCTATGGAGAGAATAAAGGAACGGGAAAGCTCTAAAAATGGAAGTTTGCATTTGTACCTGGTTGTCGATTTCTGTAGTTTTGAACATCGTGTTGCTTTCCAG GAATCAGGGGCAAATTTCTTGTTACCGTCCCCAATAGCTTCAACAAATGAAATTGTCACGGTCTGGGACCCAGAAGTGGGAAAGATAAATCCATCAGAGCACAAGCAACTAAAACTCGCAAGGAGTTTAACCCGTGGTATCATTGACTGGGATCTCAAACCAAGCTCCAACGAAAGAAA GTCGATACAGAGGATTTTGAAATACCCACCAACAAGGACTTTGACTGGCGATGAAAGGCAGCTCCTCTGGAAATTTCGTTTCTCATTGATGTCAGAAAAGAGGGCCCTCACAAAGTTCCTCAGATGTGTTGAATGGAGTGATATTCAG GAAGCAAAACAAGCATTAGAACTGATGGCCAAATGGGACATGATTGATGTCTGTGACGCATTAGAGCTGCTATCTCCTGTTTTTGAAAGTGAAGAG GTTCGTGCATATGCTGTCAGTGTTCTTGAAAGAGCTGATGATGAAGAGCTCCAGTGTTACTTACTTCAACTGGTTCAGGCTCTTCGTTTTGAGCGTTCTGATAAATCTCGTCTTTCTCATTTCCTTGTGCAACGTG CGTTAAGAAACATTGAGTTGGCTAGCTTTCTACGCTGGTATGTTGCTGTAGAACTCCATGATCCAGCATATGCCAAACGGTTTTACTGTACCTACGAAATCCTGGAAGAGAATATGATGAAG TTGCCAGCTGGTGTGCAAGGAGATGAAGATGGATTTAAACTGTGGCAAAGTTTGGTGCGCCAGACAGAATTAACTGCACAGTTGTGTTCAATAACGAGAGATGTAAGAAATGTACGTGGCAATACCCAGAAGAAGATTGAAAAGCTTAGACAACTGCTTTCTGGTCTCCTTAGTGAACTTACGTATTTTGAAGAG CCGATAAGATCACCGCTGGCTCCAGGAGTCCTCATAACTGGGATTGTGCCATCTGAGTCATCAATATTCAAAAGTGCACTGCATCCTTTGCGTTTGACTTTCCGAACAGCAAGTGGGGGAAGTTGCAAAGTTATCTTTAAGAAGGGGGATGACATTCGCCAAGACCAATTA GTTGTTCAAATGGTATATCTCATGGATCGATTGCTGAAATTGGAAAATCTTGATCTGCACTTAACTCCTTATCGAGTTCTTGCGACTGGGCAAGATGAAGGAATGCTAAAATTGATACCATCCCGCTCATTAGCACAG ATTCTCTCAGAGCACAGAAGCATTACAAGCTACCTGCAGAAATTTCATCCAGATGAGCATGGACCATTTGGTATTACTGCTACCTGTCTGGAAACATTTATAAAGAGCTGTGCTGGCTACTCTGTTATCACATATATACTGGGCATTGGAGACAG GCATCTTGACAACCTTCTCCTTGTGGACGATGGACGTCTTTTTCATGTTGATTTTGGCTTCATTTTGGGTCGTGATCCAAAGCCATTTCCGCCGCCAATGAAGCTTTGCAAAGAAATGGTTGAGGCTATGGGTGGAGCTGAAAG CCAGTACTATACAAGGTTCAAATCCTACTGTTGCGAAGCGTACAACATTATTAGGAAATCCAGTAACCTAATCTTGAACCTGTTTCACCTAATGGCGGGTTCCAACATTCCTGACATAGCTTCAGATCCTGAAAAAGGCATCCTCAAG CTCCAGGAGAAGTTCCGGTTGGACTTGGACGATGAAGCCTCCATACATTTCTTCCAGGATTTAATCAATGAGAGTGTCAGTGCATTGTTTCCTCAAATGGTCGAGACCATTCATCGGTGGGCTCAATACTGGCGCTGA
- the LOC126607945 gene encoding 1,4-dihydroxy-2-naphthoyl-CoA synthase, peroxisomal: protein MAESSEKDLMTTASRRLASIANHLSPAHLSPSSAAISLSNASMNDSYHRTHGEVSTHQVVWKNARDESGEEFTDIIYEKSVGEAIAKITINRPERRNAFRPQTVKELIRAFNDARDDGSIGVVILTGKGTKAFCSGGDQALRGKDGYSDYEDFGRLNVLDLQVQIRRLPKPVIAMVAGYAVGGGHVLHMVCDLTIAADNAIFGQTGPKVGSFDAGYGSSIMSRLIGPKKAREMWFMARFYTAAEAEKMGLVNTVVPLESLEQETVKWCREMLRNSPTALRVLKSALNAVDDGHAGLQQLAGDATLLFYGTEEGNEGKTAYMQHRRPDFSKFPRRP, encoded by the exons ATGGCAGAGAGCTCAGAGAAGGACCTCATGACCACCGCGAGTAGGAGGTTGGCCTCCATCGCCAACCACCTCAGTCCGGCCCATCTATCTCCCAGCTCCGCCGCAATTTCTCTATCCAACGCCTCCATGAACGACAGCTACCACCGCACCCACGGCGAGGTCTCGACTCACCAAGTTGTTTGGAAAAATGCTCGCGACGAGTCTGGCGAGGAATTCACCGACATTATTTATGAGAAATCCGTCGGCGAAGCCATTGCAAAG ATTACGATTAATAGGCCGGAGAGAAGAAACGCGTTTCGGCCGCAGACGGTTAAGGAGCTCATTCGCGCGTTTAACGATGCCAGGGACGACGGCTCCATAGGCGTCGTCATTCTTACCGGGAAG GGAACCAAGGCATTCTGCAGTGGCGGTGATCAGGCTTTGAGAGGCAAAGATGGATATTCTGATTACGAAGATTTTGGTCGTCTTAATGTTTTGGATTTgcag GTCCAGATTCGACGTCTTCCAAAGCCAGTAATAGCCATG GTGGCTGGTTATGCAGTTGGGGGAGGACATGTATTACACATGGTCTGTGATCTAACCATTGCAGCAGACAATGCTATTTTTGGTCAGACCGGTCCTAAG GTTGGAAGCTTTGACGCTGGTTATGGGAGTTCAATCATGTCCCGTTTG ATCGGGCCTAAAAAAGCACGAGAAATGTGGTTTATGGCAAGGTTTTACACAGCCGCTGAAGCTGAGAAAATGGGTCTTGTTAACACTGTTGTACCG CTGGAGAGTTTAGAGCAAGAAACGGTTAAATGGTGTCGAGAAATGCTAAGAAACAGCCCAACTGCACTTCGGGTGCTGAAATCTGCTCTTAATGCAGTTGACGATGGTCATGCTGGACTACAG CAACTTGCTGGAGATGCCACACTCTTATTCTATGGCACTGAGGAAGGGAATGAAGGGAAGACAGCTTATATGCAACACAGGCGTCCGGATTTCTCAAAGTTTCCCAGGAGACCTTAA
- the LOC126607937 gene encoding polygalacturonase At1g48100 produces the protein MSAFSFRSIAFMLVLAFLVWSSNFDACMGRRGRHWRQNRASSASLSKKKGKSSHGGGGGSHHHSGSGSKPKRAPSPPQNKAPSPPQVPKPIDDTPPSSPQKGSSTFNVLDFGAKGDGSTDDTKAFQAAWAAACKVEASNIIVPAGYQFLVGPISFSGPYCQKNILFQLDGTIVAPTDSESWGKGLFQWLEFTKLNGITVQGKGVIDGRGSSWWQDTPYGDPIDDDFKLIVPLNSSVQQRPPMPIRSQLSGKMPSIKPTALRFYGSFNVTVTGITIQNSPQCHLKFDNCQGVLVHDMSVSSPGDSPNTDGIHLQNSQRVLIHTTTLACGDDCISIQTGCTDVYVHNVNCGPGHGISIGSLGRDNTKACVSNITVRDIIMHNTMNGVRVKTWQGGSGSVQGVMFSNIQVSEVQLPIVIDQFYCDKSTCKNQTSAVALSGITYERIRGTYTVKPVHFACSDSLPCVGVTLNGIDLKPLQEKYHLYDPFCWQTFGELRTPTVPPIGCLQLGKPSSNKVNSDHDVC, from the exons ATGAGTGCGTTCAGTTTCAGAAGCATCGCATTCATGCTTGTACTTGCATTTCTGGTTTGGTCGTCAAATTTCGACGCTTGCATGGGGAGAAGAGGGCGGCATTGGAGGCAGAACAGAGCATCCTCTGCTTCTctttcaaagaaaaaaggaaaaagtagCCATGGCGGCGGCGGGGGTAGCCACCACCACAGTGGTAGTGGATCAAAACCTAAAAGGGCACCATCTCCACCTCAAAACAAGGCACCATCGCCACCTCAAGTTCCCAAGCCAATAGATGACACTCCACCAAGTTCTCCACAGAAAGGTTCATCCACTTTTAATGTGCTAGATTTTGGTGCTAAGGGTGACGGCAGTACCGACGACACCAAG GCATTCCAAGCTGCATGGGCCGCTGCTTGTAAAGTTGAGGCATCAAATATCATTGTTCCAGCCGGTTACCAGTTCCTCGTGGGTCCCATCTCATTCTCCGGCCCATACTGCCAGAAAAACATCCTTTTCCAG CTGGATGGTACGATAGTAGCGCCAACGGACTCGGAATCATGGGGCAAAGGTCTGTTCCAATGGCTTGAATTTACAAAGCTAAATGGAATCACAGTACAGGGAAAGGGAGTGATTGATGGAAGAGGCTCATCTTGGTGGCAAGACACTCCCTATGGAGACCCTATAGACGATGATTTCAAACTCATTGTGCCACTAAACAGCTCAGTCCAACAACGCCCGCCAATGCCG ATAAGAAGCCAGCTGAGCGGGAAAATGCCAAGCATCAAACCGACG GCATTGCGGTTTTATGGGAGTTTTAATGTGACGGTCACAGGCATAACGATTCAGAATAGCCCTCAATGCCATCTCAAGTTCGACAACTGCCAGGGAGTTCTGGTCCATGATATGAGCGTCTCGTCCCCTGGGGACAGTCCCAACACTGATGGAATTCACCTCCAAAACTCCCAAAGAGTGCTCATCCACACCACCACTCTTGCTTGCG GAGATGACTGTATTTCCATACAAACTGGATGCACAGATGTATACGTACACAACGTGAACTGTGGACCAGGGCATGGAATCAGCATTGGAAGTTTAGGAAGGGACAACACGAAAGCATGTGTTTCAAACATTACCGTTCGAGACATCATTATGCACAACACCATGAATGGTGTCAGAGTCAAAACATGGCAG GGTGGATCAGGCTCTGTTCAGGGAGTGATGTTCTCAAACATTCAAGTTTCTGAAGTTCAACTCCCTATTGTGATTGACCAATTCTACTGTGACAAAAGCACATGCAAAAACCAAACATCAGCTGTGGCTCTGTCGGGGATCACCTACGAGAGAATAAGAGGAACATACACCGTAAAACCAGTACACTTTGCCTGCAGTGACAGCCTACCCTGTGTAGGCGTAACACTGAATGGCATAGACCTGAAGCCATTGCAAGAAAAGTATCACTTGTACGACCCCTTCTGCTGGCAGACGTTCGGGGAGTTGAGAACCCCGACGGTCCCACCCATTGGTTGTTTACAGCTTGGCAAGCCATCGAGCAACAAAGTTAACTCAGATCACGATGTGTGTTGA